Proteins from a single region of Siphonobacter curvatus:
- a CDS encoding DUF1206 domain-containing protein — translation MEAIAQTKTSPRTWEQTVASLTRLSYLTKGILYGCVALFAIQFALGQRGPDPGRKAVLQEFIKTDVGAFVLVLMALSLAGHTVWRMTEIYFDPYKKGKGVLGWIYRLNYFLSGLTYTSLGITAVKLLMGHADDQNQKQLWVSKVLMVKGGDWLIILVGVFLMLWAGLQMYKGISGTVYKSLNKEAFPTWLHGFLWVCNLVGFLTVGGILASTSWYLIKGAWKENPHWVMNMDDLIKSLQAFPGGQWIQMATAIGLTCMALFMLAMARCFPIKTTSSQAC, via the coding sequence ATGGAAGCCATTGCCCAAACGAAAACGAGTCCGCGTACGTGGGAACAAACCGTTGCCAGCTTAACCCGACTTAGTTATTTAACCAAAGGAATTTTATACGGCTGCGTAGCCCTCTTTGCCATCCAATTTGCCCTGGGGCAACGAGGCCCGGATCCCGGACGAAAAGCCGTTTTGCAAGAATTCATCAAAACCGACGTAGGAGCGTTTGTATTGGTCTTAATGGCCCTATCCTTAGCGGGCCACACCGTCTGGCGAATGACTGAAATCTATTTTGATCCGTATAAGAAGGGCAAGGGTGTACTGGGCTGGATTTACCGGCTGAATTACTTCCTCAGCGGCCTTACGTATACGAGTCTGGGGATAACGGCAGTAAAACTTTTAATGGGGCATGCAGATGATCAAAATCAGAAGCAGCTTTGGGTTTCCAAGGTATTAATGGTCAAAGGCGGCGACTGGCTCATTATCCTCGTGGGTGTTTTTCTCATGCTTTGGGCAGGATTACAGATGTACAAAGGCATTTCAGGCACTGTCTACAAGAGTTTGAATAAAGAGGCTTTCCCTACATGGCTCCATGGCTTTCTTTGGGTGTGTAATCTAGTGGGCTTTCTGACCGTGGGTGGCATACTGGCCTCCACAAGTTGGTACCTGATTAAAGGGGCCTGGAAAGAAAACCCGCACTGGGTCATGAATATGGATGACCTCATTAAATCACTGCAAGCTTTTCCCGGCGGCCAGTGGATTCAGATGGCTACCGCTATAGGCTTAACCTGTATGGCTCTATTTATGCTGGCCATGGCCCGGTGTTTCCCCATCAAAACGACGTCTTCGCAGGCCTGTTAA
- a CDS encoding DUF6766 family protein, which yields MKKFFRENGLSLILALITLLTLFAHLLTGWQDLNNERQDFGQNPLTLGQYFGSGHCIESVFENWESEFLQMALYVLLTVSLYQKGSSESKSLTEEEEVDREPSPTRPGAPWPVRKGGILLKLYQNSLSLAFFVLFGLSFVLHAIGGVQAHNEEQQLQGKADFMSLGEFLGSSEFWFQSFQNWQSEFLSVFSIVVLSIFLRQKGSPESKPVDAPHQETGN from the coding sequence ATGAAAAAGTTTTTTCGGGAAAATGGATTATCGTTAATCCTGGCCCTTATTACTCTCCTTACCTTATTCGCACACCTGCTTACGGGATGGCAGGATTTAAATAATGAACGACAGGATTTTGGCCAAAACCCACTTACGCTGGGCCAATACTTCGGTAGTGGCCATTGCATAGAATCAGTCTTCGAAAACTGGGAAAGCGAATTTCTCCAGATGGCCTTGTATGTGTTGCTAACGGTATCGTTGTACCAGAAGGGCTCGTCTGAGTCCAAAAGCCTGACCGAAGAAGAGGAAGTAGACCGGGAGCCTTCACCGACCCGTCCGGGAGCACCGTGGCCCGTCCGAAAAGGGGGTATACTACTCAAGTTGTATCAGAATTCCCTAAGTCTGGCTTTTTTCGTACTCTTTGGACTATCGTTTGTGTTACACGCCATCGGTGGGGTACAGGCTCATAATGAAGAGCAGCAACTACAAGGGAAAGCTGACTTTATGAGCTTAGGTGAATTTCTGGGATCGAGTGAATTCTGGTTTCAATCTTTTCAAAACTGGCAGAGTGAGTTTCTATCGGTGTTTTCTATCGTCGTTCTGTCCATTTTTCTTCGGCAAAAAGGTTCACCCGAATCCAAACCCGTTGATGCTCCGCATCAGGAGACGGGCAATTAA
- a CDS encoding GH92 family glycosyl hydrolase, which translates to MKGLLTLAFQFLFFLSYAQQNLVPYVRPLIGTEKMGHTFPGATVPFGAVQLSPDTDTISYERNGKYNGDVYRYCAGYKYEDKTIVGFSHTHFSGTGHSDLGDFLVMPTQGRLQLNPGVASDTKTGFRSAFSHDNEVAEAGYYRVKLDDDNILAELTATNRVGVHQYTFSKSDASHIILDMMAGIYNYDEKVVWTYIRVVNDTLVTGYRHTNGWARTRTEYFAMTFSKPFKSYGQQNFDKPQVYRGFWRKFDQNHNFPEIAGKRLRMHFDFDTQEGEKIKVKMALSPVSQQNALENMRAEATHWNFDGYKKQAQLQWNQELNKIQIEASENEKINFYTSLYHTFINPTVYMDVNGQYKGLDQDVHKAEGFTNYTTFSLWDTYRALHPFFNLVQPSRNNDMVASMMKHYDQSTLKMLPVWSHYANDNWCMSGYHSVSVLSDAIIKGVYKGDPMKALEACIATSNHRDYEGIGAYIDRGYIPAEQNGTSVSNTLEYAYDDWAIAQLAKKLGRSDVYETYQKRAQNWKNVFDNSIRFMRPRLADGSFKKDFDLLSTHGQGFIEGNSWNFSFFVPQDPQALMQAMGGAKIFAARLDTLFSMHLPDQFFAETEDITREGIIGGYIHGNEPAHHVAYLYNWAGQPWKTQARVRMILNMQYKPTSDGLGGNDDCGQMSAWYLFSSMGFYPVAPGSEVYALGSPLVKNAKIQLENGQSFTIEAINQSDKHVYVEKVLLNGKPVTNWQLSHADVLKGGKLTFYMSTKPARK; encoded by the coding sequence ATGAAAGGTTTATTAACCCTTGCATTTCAATTCCTTTTCTTTCTTTCCTACGCTCAACAGAATCTGGTCCCCTACGTTCGCCCCCTGATTGGTACCGAAAAAATGGGTCACACCTTTCCGGGAGCCACGGTACCCTTCGGAGCCGTTCAATTGAGTCCGGATACGGATACCATTTCTTACGAACGCAATGGCAAGTACAATGGTGATGTGTACCGATACTGTGCGGGCTACAAGTACGAAGACAAAACCATTGTGGGTTTCAGTCATACGCATTTCAGCGGGACGGGTCACTCGGATTTGGGCGATTTTCTGGTGATGCCTACGCAGGGACGGCTTCAGTTGAATCCCGGCGTGGCTTCCGATACCAAAACTGGTTTTCGTTCAGCCTTCTCTCACGACAATGAAGTAGCCGAGGCTGGATACTACCGGGTGAAGCTGGATGACGACAACATCCTCGCCGAATTGACAGCCACCAACCGCGTGGGCGTACATCAATATACGTTTTCAAAATCGGACGCTTCGCACATCATTCTGGATATGATGGCGGGGATTTATAACTACGACGAAAAAGTAGTCTGGACCTACATCCGGGTGGTGAACGATACGCTGGTGACGGGGTACCGTCATACCAACGGCTGGGCTCGTACCCGGACCGAGTATTTCGCCATGACCTTCTCCAAGCCTTTCAAATCCTACGGTCAGCAGAACTTCGATAAGCCGCAGGTGTACCGGGGTTTCTGGCGGAAGTTTGATCAGAATCATAATTTCCCTGAAATCGCTGGGAAACGTCTTCGGATGCACTTCGATTTTGATACGCAAGAAGGTGAAAAGATTAAGGTGAAAATGGCACTCTCGCCCGTTAGTCAGCAAAATGCCCTGGAAAACATGCGGGCGGAAGCGACTCACTGGAATTTTGATGGGTACAAAAAACAGGCTCAGTTGCAGTGGAATCAGGAACTGAATAAAATCCAGATCGAAGCTTCGGAAAACGAGAAAATCAATTTCTATACCTCACTGTACCACACCTTCATTAACCCAACGGTTTACATGGACGTTAATGGCCAGTACAAAGGCCTCGATCAGGATGTTCATAAAGCCGAAGGCTTCACCAACTACACGACTTTTTCTTTGTGGGATACCTATCGGGCTTTGCACCCCTTCTTCAACCTGGTACAGCCTAGTCGTAACAACGACATGGTGGCTTCAATGATGAAGCATTACGACCAGAGTACGCTGAAAATGCTACCCGTCTGGTCGCATTACGCCAACGACAACTGGTGCATGAGCGGGTATCACAGCGTTTCGGTATTGTCCGATGCCATCATTAAAGGCGTGTACAAGGGCGATCCCATGAAAGCCCTGGAGGCCTGTATCGCCACCTCCAATCACCGCGATTACGAAGGCATTGGAGCCTATATCGACCGGGGATATATTCCGGCGGAACAAAACGGCACTTCCGTATCGAACACGCTGGAGTACGCCTACGACGACTGGGCCATTGCTCAGCTGGCGAAGAAACTCGGACGGTCGGATGTCTACGAAACGTATCAGAAACGTGCTCAGAATTGGAAAAACGTCTTTGACAACTCCATTCGATTCATGCGTCCCCGTCTGGCAGATGGTTCCTTTAAAAAAGACTTTGATCTGCTCAGTACGCACGGACAGGGCTTCATTGAAGGCAATAGCTGGAATTTCAGCTTCTTTGTACCCCAGGACCCGCAGGCTCTGATGCAGGCTATGGGGGGGGCAAAAATCTTCGCGGCCCGACTCGATACGCTATTTTCCATGCACCTGCCCGATCAGTTTTTCGCCGAAACGGAAGACATCACCCGCGAAGGAATTATTGGTGGATACATTCACGGCAATGAACCGGCTCACCACGTGGCTTATCTGTACAACTGGGCCGGACAGCCCTGGAAGACGCAGGCCCGCGTACGGATGATTCTGAACATGCAGTACAAGCCCACTTCCGACGGCCTTGGCGGTAACGACGACTGCGGTCAGATGAGTGCATGGTACCTGTTTTCATCGATGGGTTTCTATCCCGTCGCTCCGGGATCGGAGGTGTATGCCCTGGGTAGCCCGCTGGTAAAGAATGCCAAAATTCAACTGGAAAACGGCCAGAGCTTCACCATTGAAGCCATCAACCAAAGCGACAAACACGTATACGTAGAGAAAGTGCTGCTAAACGGTAAGCCCGTCACCAACTGGCAGCTTAGCCACGCGGATGTGCTGAAAGGCGGAAAGCTGACTTTCTACATGTCCACGAAACCTGCTCGGAAATAA
- a CDS encoding HAD family hydrolase codes for MSLKVIAFDADDTLWVNEPYFQETERKFCALLEDFLPHHTVSQELFKTEINNLSVYGYGVKGFMLSMIETALTVTDYNVRPEVIAKAIEYGKELLQKPIELLDGVQETLASLKDSYRLVVATKGDLLDQERKLKKSGLEHFFHHIEIMSDKKEADYLKLIKHLDIKPEEFMMIGNSIKSDVLPVLNIGGHAIHVPYHTTWLHEQIEHTLEHPNFRTAKHLNECVACITSL; via the coding sequence ATGTCATTAAAAGTAATTGCCTTCGATGCCGACGATACCCTCTGGGTAAATGAACCGTACTTTCAGGAAACCGAGCGAAAATTCTGTGCGTTACTGGAGGATTTCCTACCGCATCACACCGTTTCTCAGGAGCTTTTCAAAACAGAAATCAATAACCTATCCGTGTACGGCTATGGCGTGAAGGGTTTCATGCTGTCGATGATTGAAACGGCACTGACGGTTACGGATTATAACGTCCGGCCTGAAGTGATCGCCAAAGCCATTGAATACGGCAAAGAATTACTACAAAAGCCCATTGAACTGTTGGACGGCGTGCAGGAAACGCTGGCCTCGCTCAAAGATTCCTACCGATTAGTCGTAGCCACAAAGGGGGATTTACTGGATCAGGAACGGAAACTTAAAAAGTCCGGACTGGAGCATTTCTTTCACCACATCGAAATCATGAGTGACAAGAAGGAGGCCGATTACCTGAAACTCATCAAGCACCTTGACATCAAGCCCGAGGAATTCATGATGATTGGCAATTCAATTAAATCGGATGTATTACCCGTGCTGAACATTGGTGGACACGCCATTCATGTCCCATACCATACGACGTGGCTGCACGAACAGATCGAACATACCTTGGAACACCCCAATTTCCGAACCGCTAAGCACCTCAACGAATGCGTGGCCTGTATTACTTCACTATAA